From one Mytilus trossulus isolate FHL-02 chromosome 10, PNRI_Mtr1.1.1.hap1, whole genome shotgun sequence genomic stretch:
- the LOC134687032 gene encoding protocadherin gamma-A4-like, giving the protein MFQYILFSVLLVFPFPSHEASTKKTSQLTTQTTTEQPEIRCNIRKTQCPDGFCCARDEFLPEYTTCKHTGIIKSSCSTVMNEAMCPCETGLVCVPNVNSVDFVSIYGKCQKNITTIDSTIATTVKGSTTILTTTTRKQHMEHNHPPIIQFHSSAVKVSKFSKVGQPFSKFTVKDNDPGKNGIVQCSVIQPGFFKIEKVDSYLFQVEVASSLENLSPQALGTLIICQDNGTPPLNGIRQVSISIVLENVAFDTTTITPSTSVTMETINSNLESTSSKTEITQTVNTTPSNENSTASSSETSETSTSV; this is encoded by the exons atgtttcaatacatattattttcCGTACTACTTGTTTTCCCATTTCCAAGCCACGAGGCTTCTACAAAGAAAACGTCACAACTGACCACACAAACAACAACAGAG cAACCAGAAATTAGATGTAACATAAGAAAAACGCAGTGCCCGGATGGTTTTTGCTGTGCAAGAGATGAGTTTTTGCCTGAGTATACTACGTGTAAACATACTGGTATAATAAAGTCTTCTTGTTCGACAGTAATGAATGAAGCCATGTGTCCATGTGAAACCGGATTAGTTTGTGTTCCAAATGTAAACAGTGTAGATTTCGTATCAATTTACGGTAAATGTCAAAAGAATATTACGACAATCGATTCAACTATTGCAACAACTGTAAAAGGATCAACCACAATACTAACTACAACAACTAGAAAACAACACATGGAACATAATCATCCTCCAATTATTCAGTTTCATAGTTCAGcggtaaaagtttcaaaattttcCAAAGTTGGAcaaccattttcaaaatttactgtAAAGGATAATGATCCGGGTAAAAACGGAATAGTGCAGTGTTCAGTGATACAACCGGGATTTTTTAAGATAGAAAAGGTTGATAGCTACTTATTCCAAGTGGAAGTAGCATCTTCATTAGAAAATTTGTCTCCACAAGCTTTGGGTACACTTATCATATGCCAAGACAACGGAACTCCTCCATTAAATGGAATAAGACAAGTTTCTATAAGTATTGTTCTTGAAAATGTAGCATTCGATACTACTACAATCACTCCATCAACTTCCGTAACTATGGAAACGATAAACTCAAATTTAGAATCGACTTCGAGTAAAACTGAAATTACACAAACTGTGAATACCACACCAAGTAATGAAAATTCAACAGCATCATCTTCTGAAACTTCAGAAACTTCCACTTCCGTTTAA
- the LOC134686060 gene encoding uncharacterized protein LOC134686060 produces the protein MLLVQYLIGFSLVIVKSQDQRGSTVCDINHRHTSCPHLYCCARDDFLLEDILCKPYGRLNDRCTTVHSEEDCPCLKGLYCKTDLTSDTFTSVYGHCHNDTIDRAPTTLRPTTTIRVHSNNHPPQIHLRNHSIYVSRDTNVGTNITGFTATDRDGGDRGNIHCSILQIPYFGITKFTPHSFEIIVKSSLRTLTPQTFQVFIDCEDDGFPQLNNIAKLDVHILIELSPLYTTIPVSTGAPESTNTSSSITNMNTVSTSTTVTFTKSVSSSLTGITPQTPLKTNRRGLRVFKAYKNRK, from the exons ATGCTTTTGGTTCAATATTTAATTGGATTTAGTTTGGTGATAGTTAAATCACAAGATCAGAGG gGTTCTACTGTTTGTGACATCAACCATCGACACACATCATGCCCTCACCTATACTGCTGTGCTCGTGACGACTTCTTATTAGAAGATATACTATGTAAGCCTTATGGGAGACTAAATGATAGGTGTACCACAGTTCATTCAGAAGAGGATTGTCCATGTTTAAAAGGTCTCTACTGTAAAACTGACCTTACTAGTGATACCTTCACGTCAGTTTACGGCCATTGTCACAATGATACAATTGATAGAGCTCCAACAACATTAAGACCAACAACAACAATTCGGGTGCACTCGAACAATCATCCACCTCAAATACACCTAAGAAATCATAGTATATATGTTTCTAGAGATACAAACGTGGGAACAAATATCACTGGATTTACAGCCACAGACCGAGACGGAGGGGACAGGGGTAATATTCATTGTTCAATTCTTCAGATACCATATTTTGGTATAACAAAGTTTACGCCCCatagttttgaaataattgtCAAATCCTCTTTGCGAACTTTAACGCCGCAAACTTTCCAAGTATTTATAGACTGTGAGGATGATGGCTTTCCACAATTGAACAATATTGCAAAACTTGATGTTCACATTCTCATTGAATTATCCCCTCTATATACAACTATACCGGTATCGACTGGAGCTCCAGAAAGCACCAATACATCGTCCAgtataacaaatatgaatacCGTATCAACAAGTACTACTGTGACATTTACTAAATCAGTTTCGTCATCTTTGACGGGGATAACTCCACAAACGCCTCTTAAAACAAATCGGAGAGGCTTACGTGTATTTAAGGCttacaaaaacagaaaataa